ATGGCAGTTGAAAACATAAGGCAAATCCAACACGTTGAATTTTTTACTGCATACGTCTTAATGATTAAGTTTTTCTATGTGCCATGGCCTTTAGGCCGTGATCTGAGAGAGAGCGTCTTAAGAGGGATCTTTATCCTTTTTTATACTGACTACGCACGCGTAGTGGGGATGGTACAGTcctataaaaagtatattcgtGCTTAATCTATAGATCTATATTTGAGATCCTGACTGTAGGATGAAACTTTTAATCATATTGTACTAGAAAGGGACAAGAATCTTTTTTAGGACTCTTTTTGTCGGATCGCCATTTGATGCCCATGCGCGTTCCAGTAGTATATTTCAGTAGATGAAAAGTGCAATCTCTaaccattaacttcaatggttaGAAATGTTACTTTTCACCTTAGAGAAAAAGTTACGTGATCGACCCCCTGAACGTTCATTGGCGGAGTGCGATCAGGCACACAACATTAGGTAGTACGCGCAAAAGACAAAGATATATACGCGCAAAGGACAGAGATATATCTCCGTACTTTAGATGTTGCACTCATTGCGGAGATAAGCTATTCCTATTCCATATACTATAAGTTCTATGCTCGGGATCATGACCTTAACAACTTAACCAAACCTATGTCCTATGTCAAGATCATTAGAGCGGGGTTCTTTATACTTAGGAcctctttcaccaatctaaCCAATCGGTTAAtccattggaattgaccaatcgcatagCCTGTTgtgtgaaataacaaatgcgattAGTCAATTCCAATGGCCTAACCTCTCGGTTAGCTTTAACTgagattggtgaaagaggccCTTACCCCTTAAACAaaccgatcccgtaaaatacataaacacatttttgggtttgggagactttttcaactttgagaagttataactttggttctaatctacattttttaacaaacttttttttacatgaaagttcagaatctgaaaaatatgactgcataatcggctttgccgaaaaatgatttgttattaagttgtaaaagaaaaactatttaaataaaaattagaaaaatccactttttctttacaaaatcatatcttcgcaaaaaacttttaagaacttttaaatacggcattttaaagctaaagagtcatacttagaaaaaattatggtattgtcatttcttttagaaagtataattatatttaaacagtataattacataacaaagagaatatgaggttgttggacgggatccgatagcgaacagtgcgatagcccaccaaccaatcatcttgacgtatctaatccaaccaacggaaaaactctaggtatcggCCACTATGAGTGGTGGtatgctatcggtcccgtgtgctatcagGATCCGCCCCAGGGTGTGGTTGTTGCGTTCAAGCGTAGGTCGGACGTAGTGGgtttagatttattatttttattttattttagagttttatatttttaaataggcTGCTGTCACCAGTCTTGTATTTTATCAGgacaaaattattgattttttattagtttagaatatttaattatggtTAATTAGGTTCGAtgattattttgcattttattatttatatgtgataatattattatctatttaggAAGCGTGCCTAGGAAACGGTGGTGTGAGATTGGGTTAAATGATTTTATGAGCAtggtaaagtaaaaaaaattaatcctatttatttgaataaaaattaataaataaaacaattgtccataaaaatattaatacaaggAATGTTTGATAAATGTCTTTTTGAATGAACAAATAGTGAGCAGTCatacataaatgtaattatctgtgtgtgtgtgtgtgtgtgtgtgtgtgtgtgtgtgtgtgtgtgtgtgtgtgtgtgtgtgtgtgtgtgtgtgtgtgtgtgtgtgtgtgtgtgtatgcgtgtgtgtgtgtgtgtgtgtgtgtgtgtattaatttaataatgagagtatgagtaaaaataatcttaagTTAGGtaatacactactaaaaaaaaaataggaaacactttccagacaccaaaaattaggctattttcaaatgactgtaactcggtgaaaaatcatcgtagataaaaaataaaaaaagcattttgaagcttgaagaacGAGCTTTAatgttctaccagcagattttcaaaattcttttaacttccttatcttatgcagtaaaaaagcacaccttgttttgtttattaaaatttcttatttttgacactttgcagatcgaccaacaaatttttttcgaataattcaagtaaaatttcataaacaacaactttttacctacaaaaaggtttttttaaaatttctctacgattttttttgaccgagttacgcaactatGAAGCAactaaacctgcattttatacaaatgatatccgtactccgtgaaaaatcatcgtagacaaaaaatcaaaaaaccattttaaagctcgaagtttcagctttaacatgctattaatggttttcaaaaattttctcaatttcttagtactatgccccaaaaaggatacactgttttttccttaaataacgtatttttaacagcctgtagctcaataaaaaatttttctcgacaaatccaatgcaagtgccataaagtatgacattttctctacaaaatgcttttttttaattttttctacgattttttttgaccgagttacaagacttcaaagatatacattttttacagtacatttttccgaaaaatgacgtctaccgccgacattagcattacccaatgtgcaccacgtggaggttgtcggtcgaatttttgcacatcgtgtgtgtgtgtgtgtgtgtgtgcgtgtgcgtgtgtgtgtgtgtgtgtatcacagcagagataaggagcccacagttcgtcacttctgcactatttaacgactccaaaccttctttactgtgtactcgtatatgtgtatgtgtgtgcatgtgtgtgtgtgtgtgtgtgtgtgtgtgtgtgtgtattactgcagagataagaaccccgcagttcgtcacttttgcagtatttaatgactccaaaccctctctgctgtgtgtgtatgcgcgcgcgcgtatgagtgttcaatggtgtgtatttcgtgtgtgttcgttatatcaacgatattctacgaccacacgttttgctattaaatcgaacctgtcggaactttattttcatgcaggacaacgctcgacctcatacggcgaatttaaggcgacgtttttttcaacgacacgcaattagactgttaaatcatcccaccaaaatcgtagagaaattttaaaaaaacctttttgtaggtaaaaagttgttgtttatgaaattttacttgaattattcgaaaaaaatttgttggtcgatctgcaaagtgtcaaaaataagaaattttaataaacaatagcccggacttaaatccaatcgagcacatttgggatgaaatggaacgatgattaaggcgtcgcaaggaacagccgcgaaacttagaaaaattgagagaaattttaacggaaatttggcacaacattccgcaagatgtagtacaaaatgtataaatatgcgagaacgcttgcaagcagtaattgatcaaagaggaggaaatacacactattgaactctcatgcgcgcgagcgcaggCACACatagcagagagggtttggagtcgttaaatactgcagaagtgacgaactgtggggtccttatctctgctgtgatacacacacacatacacacatacacagtaaagagggtttggagtcgttaaatactgcagaagtgacgaactgtgggctccttatctctgctgtaacacatacacacacacacacacacacacacacacatgcacacacatacacatatacgagtacacagtaaagagggtttggagtcgttaaatagtgcagaagtgacgaactgtgggttccttatctctgctgtgatacacacacacacacacacacatacacacgcacgcacgcacgcacgcacgcacgcacgcacgcacacacgcacacacgtacacacgcacgcacacacacacacacacacacacacacacacacttacacagtaaagaaggtttggagtcgttaaatactgcagaagtgacgaactgtgggctccttatctctgctgtaacacatacacacacacacacacacacacatacacacgcacgcacgcacgcacacacgtacacacgcacacacgcaagcgcgcgcgcacacacacacacacacacacacacacacacacacgcgcgcgcgcgcgcgcgcgcacacacacacatacacacacacacatacacgatgtgcaaaaatccgaccgacaacctccacgtggtgcacattgggtaatgctaatgtcggcggtagacgtcatttttcggaaaaatgtactgtaaaaaatgtatatctttgaagtcttgtaactcggtcaaaaaaatcgtagaaaaaattaaaaaaaagcattttgtagagaaaatgtcatactttatggcacttgcattggatttgtcgagaaaaatttttttattgagctacaggctgttaaaaatacgttattttaaggaaaaaacagtgtatcctttttggggcatagtactaagaaattgagaaaatttttgaaaaccattaatagcatgttaaagctgaaacttcgagctttaaaatggttttttgattttttgtctacgatgatttttcacggagtacggatatcatttgtataaaatgcaggtttagcttcatagttgcgtaactcggtcaaaaaaaatcgtagagaaattttaaaaaaacctttttgtaggtaaaaagttgttgtttatgaaattttacttgaattattcgaaaaaaatttgttggtcgatctgcaaagtgtcaaaaataagaaattttaacaaacaaaacaaggtgtgcttttttactgcataagataaggaagttaaagaattttgaaaatctgctggtagaacgttaaagctcgatcttcaagcttcaaaatgcttttattattttttatctacgatgatttttcaccgagttacagtcatttgaaaatagcctaatttttggtgtctggaaagtgttccctatttttttgagtagtgtagatagatatttatttattttggctTATTTTACATGCCAAaaagggacttggtttacaatggGTTCCTTACCACACGCATCCATCCATAACCCATACTTTTGTCTCGCGACCGCTGCCTACCTACCCTACTATTTACAtccttattatttaatatttacagttcTCATTGCcctattacattatttatctttatctactcaaaaatttcaaaaatttacattatactttatttacatttccaTATGCCTATCATCAATTTGCCTTATCCTGCTTTTTGTGTTACCCATTCTTTACATTCTCTATTACCTTTACctctattttacatatatacgcTTACGCCAATGTTTACCCTACTTTTACCTAATCTTATACCTCTACCTCTCGTATTGCTATTGCCCTGATCTGTTTAGCTTCTTTTCCTCCTCCTTATTAATGtctattttctttcttaatttctCCTCTtgttcctttctttctttcttcatctttttcactttctttctcTTAATCCATATCcttcttaaaatcttttttttaaacaaatcaagATCATCGTCTCAGATTTTTTCCATAATCTCGTCTTTTCCTTTGCTTAATTCCGCCTAATCCTTTTTCAGTTCTTGACAGTTCCCTAATGTTCCATATTATCCCAACCTTCACGCAttccctttctttttctcttaaccaatatttatttgcctcttccatatttttacatttcaaatttattagtgTCCTGATTCCCTCTCCTCCCCTTATCTTGTTTAAACTTTCTATTTCTAAATACCTAGGTCTGGATTCCCCACTCTTTACCCTTATTTCTCTGTATTTCTTGTTGTATCTTGACTCTAAAATCCTACTCTCCTCTTCTTGCTTCTGTATATCCCTTTCTCTCTCAATGATCTTCAGTTCCATCTCTCCCCCTTTCCTCTCCCATGCCTCTACTGTGCTCACTCCCCAATCatttctattgtaatatttttctttttctttgctaTATAAATCCTTTTTTCCCTTCCACTCTTTCTCCATTCACCAGTTCTTGACTAAATTACCTGCTACCCCGTTTTTGATCCTATCCTCATATCTTTTGGCCCTTATTCCTCATCCTATACGCAATTTTTCCATTCCCAATTCCCTGGTTACAATGTATCTTAgtgtgcaaaaatttaattcaaacagcCATCTAACATAGACTAACATTATTTTCTCCAACGCTTCTTTTTCTGCCCAGTCCCATATTTCTGCTCCATACGCCATCACACTCTAAACTAGGTACCTAAACAGAGTCCACCTCCTTCTAAAATCATTTCTTCCTAATCTCTCTCCTAATCACCACACctttttttttggtacgatAAGGGAAATGCTTATGGCACACCAGGCTGGCTAGACCTggtagtgttggactcgagtcagaACGGTGCAATCCCAGCCACATAGTTTCAGCGACTGGGTTTATCCCCCCTGtctaccaactaaaaaccttACCAAGCCACCTCGCTCCGGCTAAGGAAAGCCCTAGCCGGCAATACTAAATTtcatcagtagccttcccccAAGGGcggagcgtgagccccccgacgcgccagtttgtcaggttgggagaggacgtgcAATGGCAGTGAGCTGAGGTACGTCGGTCTCGGCCTGTCCACCCCGGGATCCAGCGCCGTGCAAGCACCGACATGCCTACCCCCCTCGCGCTTCTTTAGGGTCAGAAGCGAGCGCTGAACTTAGCCGTTTTGCGCTAACCCCCTGCCCAAGGTCCAGCCGCCCCGAGAGACCGTCCAGGCGGGAGGATctcagatgcgcacagacccgatcggacaccaccaatcacgtaatctaatctaacccaaccaacggaaatactctaggcatcggccgctataattggtggtgtccaattgggtttgtgcgcatctgggaccctcccgtcTAGGCCTACCCGCTATCCACGAGTGGCCGACCCGCCGGATGAGCAGAGACCGCGACTGATCGGGCGGCCTATAGCCAGAGTCCTCGTCCCCTGAGCATCCCCGAGTGCAAGGGCAGTTGGGAACAAAGCCCAGGGGGGCGCAAGGTGGCCTCCCCCCCAGGGGTTCACCCAGCGGCCCTATCACCTCAGAGGATAGGCGACCCAAGGGCTTTCTCCCTTGTATCAGCGCCTTTTCCGCCCGGGGTCTAGTCGCCGACTTGGCAGGGGTGCTCGAGTCGAGTCCCACTTTCCTCTCCCGTTGTGGAagagggaggggctcgagcaccaccttcaCCTGTGGGAGGTTCGAGGCACTCGGACTGTCGAGTGCCTCGTACCTCTTTTTGCTTGGCAGACTCGCCCGGAGCTCAAAGgctccggacgactccgacgaGATCTCGATCACTCTCGTGACGAAAGCTTCACCGACAGAGGCCTCCGTCATGGGAGAGGTCTCCTCCATGTCTACGTCGGCCATCAGCTCCGCCGACATTCCACCatccacggcctgagcgccgggcaGAGTGAAAGGTGGCGGGGACAGAGGCCAACTACCTACCAGATCTCTTCCCTCCTCCCGTTGCGAAGAAGGGAGCTGTCTTCCCCTATCGAGTAGGGGGGACCCGAAGGCACTTTTCACCGTCGAGGCGGTgattgtacagtgcgttgcattgccTGGGTACcaattttaaggaccacgtttctttcttagttatttttacgttcatgaccaaatgctgctgtcaacgatcatcgcagcattcagtcataaacataaaaataatcaagaaagaaacgtggtccctaaaatcggtaccccaggcatcaatgcaacgcactgcaCGCCTTCCCTTTAGATGCACGCTCCGGACAGAACGGCCTATTTGCACATTCCGCCTGGGCGTGCCCCTCCCCCCTGCAAgtgaagcagcaccgggccctGTCGGTATCATCAGGGTATTGGTGCTGCATGTGTCCCTCAGCCAGGCAGCAGAAACACCGCTGTGGAGGCGCTTTCAGCACCTCCACGCGGGCCACTACCCAACCCAGGGCCAAACTCCCCGACCGGGTAATCTATGCGGCcgcggcgaccgggcactgcacgATCACAGAGCCCAGCCCCCGCCGGCTCTGCGTCACCCGGCCTACCTTTAGGTCTGCCGCAAAGCATTCCCCGGAGTCGGCGACCGCCGTGGCCTCCTCCGGGGAGATTGACTTGTCGAACCCGGAAATGCGGATCCCAACCCTGCGTAGAGGGCACgagatccgcacgtccgggccGCCCGCGACGCGCCACATCTCGAAGGCCAGTCGCTCTGCGACTGGCCTACTGTCTTCACCGGGAATCTCCAGGAGGAGACCCCTGGTCTGGGCACGGCGGACCCGAAGCCTACTTCCTCCCTACGGCAGAATGTCGCCTGAGACGATGGGCTCTCGAGCCCGCCGCATAACACCTGCGTAAGAGGCGTCATCCCTAGTCATCGTTATCAATGATGATTTGGGGATGCGCCTTCTAATCTTCCTCGCCGCGATGGTTTTGCTTCGCGGCGGACCTtccttgtttttcttttttttcttcttttttttggcTCGGTCGCTGGGGGAGGCGACAGACGCCGCCACCCCCGATGACCGAGTCCCGCCCTCTTTATGTGAAGGGGGAAATACCCCCCGACCACTTTCCCCGGTGGGACGGGAGGGGGGCCCTCTACAACCCCTTTGTCCACTCTCCTCCTTTTCCTGgtgccgacgacctcgacccagctccgatcgctcgAGAGTGCATCGGGGCCGAACGCTTCCGCCGGCACGACGGGAGACGCAGAAGACTCCTCCCGCGGAGCTCCTGCACTCCTTTTTCCTCCCTTTCCT
The window above is part of the Solenopsis invicta isolate M01_SB chromosome 8, UNIL_Sinv_3.0, whole genome shotgun sequence genome. Proteins encoded here:
- the LOC120358516 gene encoding uncharacterized protein LOC120358516 encodes the protein MEKEWKGKKDLYSKEKEKYYNRNDWGVSTVEAWERKGGEMELKIIERERDIQKQEEESRILESRYNKKYREIRVKSGESRPRYLEIESLNKIRGGEGIRTLINLKCKNMEEANKYWLREKERECVKVGIIWNIRELSRTEKGLGGIKQRKRRDYGKNLRR